The following are encoded together in the Deltaproteobacteria bacterium genome:
- a CDS encoding sugar ABC transporter permease, whose product MRCAVRGAPAGAAPGLLFAAPALAAIAIFFFVPVAASIALSFTDFDIYAVASRANLRVIGLGNYARLAGDALFRTAIRNTLYFVVVAAPLSIAVSFGAALLLSAPLTRWKPAFRVALFLPVVTTLVAVAVVWRYAFHPRIGLLNALVAPFGIGPVDWLGEPRFAMPAIVLMTIWKTFGFNMVILVAGLQAVPERLYEAARVDGASALARFVHVTLPALRPTLVFVTVMTLIGDLQLFAEPYVMTQGGPAHATLSVVLLMYLEGFRWWNMGYAAAIAFVLFVAMLVPSLVARALGTRAEVA is encoded by the coding sequence GTGAGGTGCGCCGTACGCGGCGCGCCAGCGGGCGCCGCGCCGGGGCTCCTCTTCGCGGCGCCGGCGCTCGCGGCGATCGCGATCTTCTTCTTCGTGCCGGTCGCGGCGTCGATCGCGCTCAGCTTCACCGACTTCGACATCTACGCGGTCGCGAGCCGCGCCAATCTGCGGGTGATCGGGCTCGGGAACTATGCCCGCCTCGCCGGCGACGCGCTCTTCCGGACCGCGATCCGCAACACGCTCTATTTCGTCGTCGTCGCGGCGCCGCTCTCGATCGCCGTCTCGTTCGGGGCGGCGCTCCTCCTGAGCGCGCCGCTCACGCGCTGGAAGCCGGCGTTCCGCGTCGCGCTCTTCCTGCCGGTGGTGACGACGCTCGTCGCGGTGGCGGTGGTGTGGCGCTACGCCTTCCACCCGCGCATCGGGCTCCTGAACGCGCTCGTCGCGCCCTTCGGCATCGGACCCGTCGACTGGCTCGGAGAGCCGCGCTTCGCGATGCCCGCGATCGTCCTCATGACGATCTGGAAGACCTTCGGCTTCAACATGGTGATCCTGGTCGCGGGCCTCCAGGCCGTCCCGGAGCGCCTGTACGAGGCGGCGCGCGTCGACGGAGCGTCGGCACTCGCGCGCTTCGTCCACGTCACGCTCCCCGCGCTCCGTCCGACGCTCGTCTTCGTGACGGTGATGACGCTGATCGGCGACCTCCAGCTCTTCGCCGAGCCCTACGTCATGACCCAGGGCGGACCGGCGCACGCGACGCTCTCGGTCGTGCTGCTGATGTACCTCGAGGGGTTTCGCTGGTGGAACATGGGCTACGCCGCGGCCATCGCGTTCGTGCTCTTCGTCGCGATGCTGGTGCCGAGCCTCGTCGCGCGCGCGCTCGGGACGCGGGCGGAGGTCGCGTGA
- a CDS encoding sugar ABC transporter substrate-binding protein, protein MAGIVAAGVIAGCRRGGDADVLEFWAMGREGEVVQRLVPEFERRHPGARVRVQQIPWSAAHEKLLTAYVGGAMPDVVQVGNTWLAELAALGALAPVEDALAVRDDALAARDDARASVAADLAAGSDEFPGVVAATAIDGERFGVPWYVDTRVLFYRRDLLRAAGVDAPPATWDGWVAAMERLARGGERYAVLLPMTEWEPPVIFAMQRGATLLRDGDRFGDFRSPAFRAALDFYRSLFQRGLAPRAGAARSANVYQDFASGWFSILISGPWNLGEMTRRLPALADAWATAPLPTFAGEGPGVSLAGGASLAVVRTSPHAELAWRWIAFLAEPAQQLAFWRLTGDLPARPSAWREAGLADAPRTAAFWRQLARVQAPPTVPEWERIAAKITEHAEDVVRGAVALDDALTALDRDVDAMLEKRRWMLDRAAARGAAAAPVRGRTAAAGDASARARPGPAGDPVGGGRS, encoded by the coding sequence ATGGCGGGGATCGTCGCGGCAGGCGTGATCGCCGGCTGCCGGCGCGGCGGCGATGCGGACGTGCTCGAGTTCTGGGCGATGGGCCGCGAGGGTGAAGTCGTGCAGCGGCTCGTGCCGGAGTTCGAGCGGCGCCACCCCGGGGCGCGCGTCCGGGTGCAGCAGATTCCCTGGAGCGCCGCGCACGAGAAGCTCCTCACGGCCTACGTCGGCGGCGCGATGCCCGACGTCGTGCAGGTCGGGAACACGTGGCTCGCGGAGCTCGCGGCGCTCGGGGCGCTGGCGCCGGTCGAGGATGCGCTCGCGGTGCGCGATGACGCGCTCGCGGCGCGCGATGACGCCCGCGCGTCGGTCGCTGCGGACCTCGCCGCGGGTAGCGACGAGTTCCCGGGCGTCGTCGCCGCGACCGCGATCGACGGCGAGCGCTTCGGCGTACCCTGGTACGTCGACACGCGCGTCCTCTTCTATCGCCGCGATCTGCTGCGGGCGGCGGGCGTCGACGCGCCGCCCGCGACCTGGGACGGCTGGGTCGCAGCCATGGAGCGGCTCGCGCGCGGCGGCGAGCGCTATGCCGTGCTCCTGCCGATGACCGAGTGGGAGCCGCCGGTGATCTTCGCCATGCAGCGGGGCGCGACCCTGCTGCGCGACGGAGACCGCTTCGGCGACTTCCGGAGCCCGGCGTTCCGCGCCGCCCTCGACTTCTATCGATCGCTCTTCCAGCGCGGGCTCGCGCCCCGCGCCGGCGCCGCCCGGTCGGCGAACGTCTACCAGGACTTCGCGTCGGGGTGGTTCTCGATCCTCATCAGCGGCCCGTGGAACCTCGGCGAGATGACCCGCCGCCTGCCGGCGCTCGCCGACGCGTGGGCGACGGCGCCGCTCCCGACCTTCGCGGGCGAGGGGCCCGGCGTGTCGCTCGCCGGTGGGGCGAGCCTCGCGGTCGTCCGCACGAGCCCGCACGCCGAGCTCGCCTGGCGCTGGATCGCGTTTCTCGCCGAGCCGGCGCAGCAGCTCGCGTTCTGGCGCCTCACCGGCGACCTGCCGGCGCGGCCGAGCGCGTGGCGCGAGGCCGGCCTCGCGGACGCGCCGCGGACGGCCGCCTTCTGGCGGCAGCTCGCCCGCGTCCAGGCGCCGCCGACGGTTCCCGAGTGGGAGCGCATCGCTGCCAAGATCACCGAGCACGCCGAGGACGTCGTGCGCGGCGCCGTCGCGCTCGACGACGCGCTCACCGCGCTCGACCGCGACGTCGACGCGATGCTCGAGAAGCGCCGCTGGATGCTCGACCGCGCCGCCGCGCGCGGTGCGGCGGCCGCCCCGGTGCGCGGCCGTACGGCGGCGGCCGGTGATGCGTCGGCGCGCGCGCGACCCGGCCCCGCGGGCGACCCGGTGGGCGGGGGACGCTCGTGA
- a CDS encoding glucan biosynthesis protein, with translation MSADRSATAPARRRRAAATTALVFLTLVTTPALATRAPKASPKASPPPTFGFDNVAGKAKQLAAEPFKAPPQVPEWLGKINYDQWRDIRFRTDQTLWREPAGPFQVQFFHPGLFYDRTVAVNVVTANKSKPLTFSPSQFDYGRNDFASRVPQSLGYAGLRLHAPFKTPKYYDEVIVFLGATYFRAVGRDQVFGLSARGIAIDTGLSSGEEFPYFREFWLETPTGKDPKSAVVYALLDSPSLTGAYKFTITPGEKTVVETQGRLYLRKAPQKIGFAPLTSMFFHGENTTRSFNDFRPEVHDSDGLLISSGNGEWLWRPLDNPVKLEISSFRTPALRGFGLVQRDRDFRSYEDLETRPDLRPSTWVVPSGDWGNGHVELIEIPTKSDANDNVVAMWVPDQQPKVGTPYDFAYTLSWFGEDAGLPPHGRVAATRRDDFEGTKRFVVDFAGKLLEDVPGDQILRGDVTVASGDDAAEIVDQHVVKNPVTGGWRLTFRLRPKTSGPIELRAYLDKASETLTETWSYLLRE, from the coding sequence GTGTCCGCCGACAGATCCGCGACGGCCCCCGCCCGCCGTCGTCGCGCCGCCGCGACGACCGCGCTCGTGTTCTTGACGCTCGTGACGACGCCCGCGCTCGCCACGCGCGCGCCGAAGGCCTCCCCGAAGGCCTCCCCGCCGCCGACCTTCGGGTTCGACAACGTCGCCGGCAAGGCGAAGCAGCTCGCGGCCGAGCCGTTCAAGGCGCCGCCGCAGGTCCCTGAGTGGCTCGGAAAGATCAACTACGACCAGTGGCGCGATATCCGCTTCCGGACCGACCAGACGCTCTGGCGCGAGCCCGCCGGACCGTTCCAGGTGCAGTTCTTCCATCCCGGCCTCTTCTACGATCGTACGGTGGCCGTGAACGTCGTCACCGCGAACAAGTCGAAGCCCCTCACCTTCTCGCCGAGCCAGTTCGACTACGGGCGCAACGATTTCGCGAGCCGCGTGCCGCAGAGCCTCGGCTACGCGGGCCTGCGCCTGCACGCGCCGTTCAAGACGCCGAAATACTACGACGAGGTGATCGTGTTCCTCGGCGCCACGTACTTCCGCGCGGTCGGCCGCGACCAGGTCTTCGGCCTCTCGGCGCGCGGCATCGCGATCGACACCGGCCTCTCGTCGGGCGAGGAGTTCCCCTACTTCCGGGAGTTCTGGCTCGAGACGCCGACCGGCAAGGACCCCAAGTCGGCCGTCGTCTACGCCCTCCTCGACAGCCCGAGCCTGACCGGCGCCTACAAGTTCACGATCACGCCGGGCGAGAAGACGGTGGTGGAGACCCAGGGCCGCCTCTACCTTCGCAAGGCGCCGCAGAAGATCGGGTTCGCGCCGCTCACCTCGATGTTCTTCCACGGTGAGAACACGACCCGGTCCTTCAACGACTTCCGTCCCGAGGTGCACGACTCGGACGGCCTCCTCATCTCGAGCGGCAACGGCGAGTGGCTGTGGCGGCCGCTCGACAACCCGGTGAAGCTCGAGATCAGCTCGTTCCGGACGCCGGCGCTCCGCGGCTTCGGCCTCGTCCAGCGCGACCGCGACTTCCGGAGCTACGAGGACCTCGAGACGCGCCCCGACCTCCGGCCGAGCACCTGGGTCGTGCCCTCCGGCGACTGGGGCAACGGCCACGTCGAGCTGATCGAGATCCCCACCAAGTCCGACGCGAACGACAACGTCGTCGCGATGTGGGTGCCCGACCAGCAGCCGAAGGTCGGGACGCCGTACGACTTCGCCTACACGCTCTCGTGGTTCGGCGAGGACGCCGGGCTGCCGCCGCACGGCCGCGTCGCGGCCACGCGGCGCGACGACTTCGAAGGCACGAAGCGCTTCGTCGTCGACTTCGCCGGCAAGCTCCTCGAGGACGTGCCGGGCGACCAGATCCTGCGCGGCGACGTGACGGTCGCGAGCGGCGACGACGCGGCCGAGATCGTCGATCAGCACGTCGTGAAGAACCCGGTGACCGGCGGCTGGCGCCTCACCTTCCGCCTGCGTCCGAAGACGAGCGGGCCGATCGAGCTGCGCGCCTATCTCGACAAGGCGAGCGAGACCCTCACCGAGACCTGGTCGTATCTGCTGCGGGAATAG
- a CDS encoding ferritin-like domain-containing protein — translation MKYAQHNPLPIPDIGPLEPVEVSMTSIFDWEYALKRENLLALYEKGKASTWNATDLDWSADVNLEKIQRDYMGMGSQDVFNQMLNPPRPLDQQEAIDLNLNINAWMLSQFLHGEQGALLATAKIVQGVPWEEAKWYAANQVADEARHVEVYHRYLTEKLGISFGVNRHLRTLLDEIISDSRWDMTYLGMQIMVEGLALAAFGMMRLQWPDEPLIQDITTRIMGDESRHVAFGVLSLEHLYAGELGATEMKEREDFVIEATHLMRDRLLMEDVYERMGFDVKTWVEWSINTPFMSGFRQMLFSKIVPNLKRLGLLTPRVREAYAKLDLLRFEHMKDSSEDPEVASPAELVEALAKIRAGTV, via the coding sequence ATGAAGTACGCCCAGCACAATCCGCTCCCGATCCCCGACATCGGTCCCCTCGAGCCGGTCGAGGTCTCGATGACGTCCATCTTCGACTGGGAGTACGCCCTCAAGCGCGAGAACCTGCTCGCGCTGTACGAGAAGGGCAAAGCCAGCACCTGGAACGCGACCGACCTCGATTGGTCGGCCGACGTGAACCTCGAGAAGATCCAGCGCGACTACATGGGCATGGGGTCGCAGGACGTCTTCAACCAGATGCTGAACCCGCCCCGGCCGCTCGATCAGCAGGAAGCGATCGACCTGAATCTCAACATCAACGCCTGGATGCTCTCGCAGTTCCTGCACGGCGAGCAGGGGGCGTTGCTCGCCACCGCCAAGATCGTGCAGGGCGTGCCGTGGGAGGAAGCGAAGTGGTACGCGGCCAATCAGGTCGCCGACGAGGCGCGCCACGTCGAGGTCTATCACCGCTACCTCACCGAGAAGCTCGGGATCTCGTTCGGAGTGAACCGCCACCTCCGCACGCTCCTCGACGAGATCATCTCCGACTCGCGCTGGGACATGACCTACCTCGGCATGCAGATCATGGTGGAAGGTCTCGCGCTCGCGGCCTTCGGCATGATGCGCCTGCAGTGGCCGGACGAGCCGCTCATCCAGGACATCACCACGCGCATCATGGGCGACGAGTCGCGCCACGTCGCCTTCGGCGTGCTCTCGCTCGAGCACCTCTACGCCGGGGAGCTCGGCGCAACGGAGATGAAGGAGCGCGAGGACTTCGTGATCGAGGCGACGCACCTCATGCGCGACCGCCTGCTCATGGAGGACGTCTACGAGCGCATGGGGTTCGACGTGAAGACGTGGGTCGAGTGGTCGATCAACACGCCGTTCATGTCCGGCTTCCGGCAGATGCTGTTCTCGAAGATCGTTCCCAACCTGAAACGTCTCGGCCTCCTCACGCCGCGCGTCCGCGAGGCGTACGCCAAGCTCGATCTCCTGCGCTTCGAGCACATGAAGGACTCGAGCGAGGATCCGGAGGTCGCGTCGCCGGCGGAGCTCGTCGAGGCGCTCGCCAAGATCCGCGCCGGCACCGTCTGA